The following are encoded in a window of Flavobacterium psychrotrophum genomic DNA:
- a CDS encoding arabinan endo-1,5-alpha-L-arabinosidase, giving the protein MKKQVSYVWVSLVLFFVYGSVFSQKALPINETIVHDPVMIQQNGTYYLFCTGHGISVFSSKDMKSWTKEKPVFENAPTWATGVAADFKNHIWAPDVSLHNGQYYLYYSVSSFAKNTSAIGVATNKTLDPASKDFKWTDHGIVVQSVPNRDLWNAIDPNLIYDENNTPWLTFGSFWDGLKMVKLSKDLLSIAKPEEWFTIARRERSFSLEDKDPGDAALEAPFVFKKDGWYYLFLSWDYCCRGENSTYKVVVGRSKTVQGPYLDAAGKDLNQGGGTLVIEGNKNWAGVGHNSAYTFNGKDYLVFHAYEIAQKGAPKLKIKEISWKDGWPLVQPMDK; this is encoded by the coding sequence ATGAAAAAACAAGTTAGTTATGTTTGGGTTAGTTTAGTTTTGTTTTTCGTTTACGGCAGCGTCTTTTCGCAGAAAGCGCTGCCCATAAACGAAACAATTGTGCACGACCCTGTAATGATACAGCAAAATGGTACCTATTACCTGTTTTGCACCGGGCATGGCATTTCGGTATTTTCATCAAAAGACATGAAAAGCTGGACGAAGGAAAAGCCTGTTTTTGAAAATGCACCAACCTGGGCTACTGGTGTGGCAGCAGATTTTAAAAACCACATCTGGGCTCCGGATGTAAGCTTACACAACGGGCAATACTATTTGTATTACTCCGTTTCATCATTTGCAAAAAACACATCGGCAATAGGTGTGGCAACCAACAAGACATTAGACCCGGCGTCAAAAGATTTTAAATGGACTGACCACGGTATCGTTGTGCAGTCTGTACCTAACCGCGACCTGTGGAATGCCATAGACCCTAACCTCATATATGATGAAAACAACACACCATGGCTAACCTTTGGCTCGTTTTGGGACGGGCTTAAAATGGTAAAGCTGTCAAAGGATTTACTTTCAATTGCAAAACCTGAAGAATGGTTTACCATTGCCCGCCGCGAGCGCAGTTTTAGCCTTGAGGATAAAGACCCGGGCGATGCAGCACTAGAGGCACCGTTTGTATTTAAAAAAGACGGTTGGTACTACCTGTTCCTGTCATGGGATTATTGCTGCCGTGGCGAAAACAGCACCTATAAAGTTGTTGTAGGCCGCAGCAAAACAGTACAAGGCCCATACCTTGATGCTGCCGGAAAAGACCTGAACCAGGGTGGTGGCACACTGGTTATAGAAGGCAACAAGAACTGGGCAGGTGTAGGGCACAATAGCGCCTATACCTTTAATGGTAAAGACTATTTGGTATTTCATGCATATGAAATTGCCCAAAAAGGCGCACCAAAGCTTAAGATTAAAGAAATAAGCTGGAAAGATGGCTGGCCTCTTGTACAGCCAATGGATAAATAA
- a CDS encoding glycoside hydrolase family 43 protein, whose translation MKKKILVFFAVALSLGCVAQKKKGVTKPSENNPIIKDTYIGDPAAMVYKDSVYLYGGHDEAPNDFNFYKMNEWLVYSSADMVTWKKHPVPLKASDFKWAKGDAWAAQVIERDGKFYWYVCVEHGTIPGKAIGVAVSDSPLGPFKDALGKALITNDMTTQTSISWDDIDPAVYIDKGQAYLYWGNTVCKYVKLKENMTEVDGDIKVVDLPNFTEAPWIHKHKDWYYLSYAYQFPEKLAYAMSKSIEGPWEYKGILNELAGNSNTNHQSIIEFKGQSYFIYHNGAIQPHGGSFRRSVCIDKLYYNNDGTLKRIVMTTEGIQK comes from the coding sequence ATGAAGAAAAAGATATTGGTGTTTTTTGCGGTAGCCCTTTCGTTGGGCTGTGTTGCCCAAAAGAAAAAGGGGGTAACAAAACCATCAGAAAATAACCCTATAATAAAAGATACCTACATAGGCGATCCCGCTGCAATGGTGTACAAGGATTCGGTTTACCTGTATGGCGGGCATGACGAGGCACCAAACGATTTCAACTTTTATAAGATGAATGAGTGGCTTGTATATTCATCTGCCGATATGGTAACCTGGAAAAAGCACCCGGTGCCACTTAAAGCCTCAGATTTTAAATGGGCTAAGGGCGATGCCTGGGCTGCCCAGGTTATAGAGCGTGATGGCAAGTTTTACTGGTATGTATGTGTAGAACATGGTACAATACCGGGTAAGGCAATAGGTGTGGCGGTTTCAGATTCTCCGCTAGGGCCTTTTAAAGATGCTCTTGGCAAAGCACTTATTACAAACGATATGACCACACAAACGTCTATCAGTTGGGATGATATCGATCCTGCTGTATATATAGATAAAGGACAGGCATATTTGTATTGGGGTAATACTGTTTGTAAATATGTAAAGCTTAAAGAGAACATGACTGAAGTTGACGGGGATATTAAAGTTGTAGACCTGCCAAACTTTACCGAAGCGCCGTGGATACACAAGCATAAAGACTGGTATTACCTTTCTTATGCTTACCAGTTTCCTGAAAAGTTAGCCTACGCCATGAGCAAAAGCATTGAAGGGCCGTGGGAGTACAAAGGTATTCTAAACGAGCTGGCCGGTAATAGTAATACAAACCACCAGTCTATAATAGAATTTAAAGGGCAGTCATATTTTATATACCATAATGGTGCCATACAGCCTCATGGCGGTAGTTTTCGCCGCTCGGTATGTATAGATAAATTGTACTATAATAATGATGGTACCCTTAAGCGTATAGTAATGACTACCGAGGGCATCCAAAAATAA
- a CDS encoding arabinan endo-1,5-alpha-L-arabinosidase: protein MKNIKPYIVFMLACFLTIGCTKDDNESGGTGGGTDDDGPVGETFNGPKYADNYTAISGWENRNQWNLANVHDPTIVKDGQYFYMYQTDASYGNASFGHGHFHARRSLDLINWEYLGAAMTGEANWVKDEINTRRAIEGRAPIQNITYGYWAPCVRKVGNKFRMYYSVINDALVEGTDPARSWGEEAYIGMMETTSLASNQWEDKGMVICNISDGVTSHVRNGANDWNAYYKFNSIDPSYIATPEGEHWLIYGSWHTGIAAVKINPETGRPYQLNTIDDYGVRISGRGNISTNRWQALEGPEIVYNAQTGYYYLFLAYDELSVAYNTRVARSRNITGPYVGKNGQSITEGADAWPMLTHPYAFNNHTGWVGISHCGVIQDEANGKWYFTSQGRLPENVPGINASNAVMMGQVREMDWTSDGWPVVAPERYAGVPAATLTDASFVGAWEIINMNYQYKVIQKSVTVSLNANGTVGDGMTGTWSYDSAKNAVIINGIECKIFNGWDWEASPRKVALTISGSATDGKPLWGKKIY, encoded by the coding sequence ATGAAAAATATTAAACCTTATATAGTATTCATGCTAGCCTGTTTTCTTACTATAGGCTGTACCAAAGATGATAACGAATCTGGAGGTACAGGCGGAGGTACAGATGACGATGGCCCGGTAGGCGAAACCTTTAATGGCCCTAAATATGCCGATAATTATACTGCAATTAGCGGTTGGGAAAACAGGAACCAGTGGAACCTTGCAAACGTACATGACCCTACGATAGTTAAAGACGGGCAGTACTTTTATATGTACCAGACAGATGCATCTTATGGTAATGCTTCTTTTGGTCACGGACACTTTCATGCAAGGCGTTCTCTAGACCTTATAAACTGGGAATACCTGGGGGCTGCAATGACAGGTGAGGCTAACTGGGTTAAAGATGAAATCAATACACGCAGGGCTATAGAAGGGCGTGCACCTATACAGAATATTACCTATGGTTACTGGGCGCCATGTGTGCGTAAAGTAGGTAATAAATTCAGGATGTATTATAGTGTGATAAATGACGCACTTGTTGAAGGTACAGATCCTGCCAGATCATGGGGTGAGGAAGCTTATATTGGTATGATGGAAACCACAAGCCTGGCTTCTAACCAATGGGAAGATAAAGGTATGGTGATTTGCAATATTTCGGATGGTGTTACAAGTCATGTAAGAAACGGAGCAAACGACTGGAATGCATATTATAAGTTTAACAGCATTGACCCAAGTTATATTGCAACACCTGAAGGAGAGCACTGGCTTATTTACGGGTCATGGCATACAGGAATTGCTGCCGTAAAAATTAACCCGGAAACAGGCAGGCCTTACCAGCTTAATACTATTGATGACTATGGTGTGCGCATATCAGGCCGTGGAAATATAAGCACAAACAGGTGGCAGGCGCTTGAAGGTCCGGAAATTGTATATAATGCACAAACAGGATATTACTACCTGTTCCTTGCATATGATGAGCTTTCGGTAGCTTACAATACCAGGGTGGCAAGGTCAAGAAACATTACCGGCCCTTATGTAGGCAAAAATGGGCAAAGTATTACAGAGGGGGCAGATGCCTGGCCTATGTTAACGCACCCTTATGCTTTTAATAACCATACCGGCTGGGTAGGTATTTCTCATTGTGGTGTTATTCAGGATGAGGCTAATGGTAAATGGTACTTTACATCTCAGGGCAGATTACCGGAAAACGTACCGGGTATCAATGCGTCTAATGCAGTAATGATGGGCCAGGTAAGGGAAATGGATTGGACATCTGACGGATGGCCGGTTGTAGCGCCAGAGCGTTATGCGGGTGTACCGGCAGCAACACTTACAGATGCTTCTTTTGTGGGTGCCTGGGAGATAATCAATATGAATTATCAATATAAGGTAATACAAAAATCAGTTACAGTAAGCCTTAATGCTAATGGTACTGTAGGTGACGGAATGACAGGAACCTGGTCATATGATAGCGCAAAAAATGCAGTTATAATTAACGGTATTGAGTGTAAAATATTTAATGGCTGGGACTGGGAGGCTTCTCCAAGAAAAGTTGCTTTAACCATTTCCGGTTCCGCTACTGATGGAAAACCGCTTTGGGGTAAGAAAATTTACTAA
- a CDS encoding alpha-L-arabinofuranosidase C-terminal domain-containing protein: MTQFIKNAVLSAMLMGSLSGVAQQKPAVNKYVLDFKDTGVKIQPTMYGIFFEDINLGADGGLYAELVKNRSFEFDTPLMGWVQPNSSKHSLNKTSGYANIIESKKAGNKNFASIEVNNDKNYVLLNEGFRGIGIKDGDAYNVSVMAANQSGNISKITFQFIDEQDKVIAESSVSPAGKDWKKYTAQMKANKTVAKGKLKVTFTGTGVINVDMLSIFPEDTWKNRPNGLRKDLVQKLYDLNPGFLRFPGGCIVEGRTLEQRYQWKKSVGNVDDRETLINRWNVEFNHKLTPDYFQTFGLGFYEYFQLSEDIGAEPVPILSCGIACQYNTGELVPMDQLDPYIQDALDLIEFANGAVTTKWGKLRSDMGHPKPFNLKMIGVGNEQWGPDYIERYKAFDKAIRAKYPAIKIVSGSGPSPDGEHFEYGWDELKKLKADVVDEHYYNSPEWFKKNATRYDKYDRKGPKVFAGEYAVQTVDIASPDNKNNWEAALSEAAFMTGLERNADVVYMTSYAPLFAHADGWQWTPDLIWFNNLESYATPNYYVQKLYGNNAGTNLISITEGGKPVTGQNGMFSSAVIDKANNEVIVKIVNTSANAQKANLDVKGAKLAASGTMTVLKSDNLKAENNFDKEPVAPAETTIKTGKSKIEAEIPAYSFVIIKVKLS; this comes from the coding sequence ATGACACAATTTATTAAAAATGCCGTATTGTCTGCAATGCTTATGGGCTCACTTTCGGGTGTGGCACAGCAAAAACCGGCAGTAAACAAGTATGTACTGGATTTTAAAGACACAGGTGTTAAGATCCAGCCTACCATGTACGGTATCTTTTTTGAAGACATTAACCTGGGAGCCGATGGTGGCCTTTATGCCGAGCTGGTAAAAAACCGCTCGTTTGAATTTGATACGCCGCTTATGGGGTGGGTACAGCCAAACAGCAGTAAGCACTCGCTTAACAAAACTTCCGGTTATGCTAACATAATAGAATCTAAAAAAGCAGGGAATAAAAACTTTGCCAGCATTGAGGTTAACAACGATAAAAACTACGTTCTTCTAAACGAGGGTTTCCGTGGTATAGGTATTAAAGATGGCGATGCTTACAATGTATCTGTAATGGCTGCGAACCAAAGCGGAAACATCAGCAAAATTACTTTTCAGTTTATAGATGAGCAGGACAAAGTAATTGCTGAGAGCTCAGTTAGTCCGGCGGGTAAAGACTGGAAAAAATATACCGCCCAGATGAAAGCTAATAAAACTGTAGCTAAGGGTAAACTGAAAGTTACCTTTACAGGAACAGGTGTAATAAATGTAGATATGTTATCTATATTTCCGGAAGATACATGGAAAAACAGGCCAAACGGACTTCGTAAAGATCTTGTACAAAAACTTTATGACCTTAATCCGGGCTTCCTTCGTTTTCCTGGCGGATGTATTGTTGAAGGGCGCACACTTGAGCAGCGCTACCAGTGGAAAAAAAGTGTGGGTAATGTAGATGATCGCGAAACACTTATAAACCGTTGGAATGTAGAGTTTAACCATAAACTTACACCGGATTATTTCCAGACATTCGGACTTGGGTTTTACGAGTACTTCCAGCTTTCTGAAGATATAGGGGCAGAACCGGTGCCTATTTTAAGTTGTGGTATTGCCTGCCAGTACAACACAGGAGAGCTTGTACCAATGGATCAGCTTGATCCTTACATCCAGGACGCATTAGACCTTATTGAGTTTGCTAACGGTGCCGTAACTACCAAGTGGGGTAAACTACGTAGCGACATGGGGCACCCAAAACCTTTTAACCTTAAAATGATAGGTGTAGGTAACGAGCAATGGGGGCCAGATTATATAGAACGCTATAAAGCATTTGACAAAGCCATACGTGCAAAATATCCTGCAATAAAAATTGTGTCGGGTAGTGGGCCATCTCCGGATGGAGAGCATTTTGAATATGGATGGGATGAACTTAAAAAACTTAAGGCAGACGTTGTAGATGAGCACTACTATAACAGCCCAGAGTGGTTTAAAAAGAATGCAACCCGTTATGATAAGTATGATCGTAAAGGGCCAAAAGTATTTGCCGGAGAGTATGCTGTACAAACAGTAGATATTGCCAGCCCTGATAATAAGAATAACTGGGAGGCTGCACTTTCTGAAGCTGCATTTATGACCGGTCTTGAGCGTAATGCCGATGTGGTATATATGACAAGCTACGCGCCGCTTTTTGCCCATGCTGATGGCTGGCAGTGGACCCCGGACCTTATTTGGTTTAATAACCTTGAAAGCTATGCTACGCCAAACTATTATGTGCAAAAGCTATATGGTAACAATGCGGGTACTAACCTTATTTCTATTACAGAGGGTGGCAAACCTGTTACCGGACAAAACGGTATGTTCTCCAGCGCTGTAATAGACAAGGCGAATAATGAAGTTATAGTTAAGATCGTAAACACATCTGCAAATGCTCAAAAAGCAAACCTTGATGTTAAAGGAGCGAAGCTTGCAGCAAGCGGAACCATGACGGTTTTAAAATCAGATAACCTTAAGGCAGAGAACAACTTTGATAAAGAACCGGTAGCACCGGCCGAGACTACGATCAAGACAGGTAAGAGCAAAATAGAAGCTGAAATACCTGCTTATTCTTTCGTAATTATTAAAGTTAAACTTTCCTAA